A genomic region of Zea mays cultivar B73 chromosome 6, Zm-B73-REFERENCE-NAM-5.0, whole genome shotgun sequence contains the following coding sequences:
- the LOC541940 gene encoding thioredoxin h-like protein isoform X1 has protein sequence MGGCAGKVRRDDEEKLDFKGGNVHIITSNEGWDQKIAEANRDGKTVVANFSASWCGPCRVIAPVYAEMSKTYPQLMFLTIDVDDLMDFSSSWDIRATPTFFFLKNGQQIDKLVGANKPELEKKVLAAADASTS, from the exons ATGGGAGGCTGTGCGGGAAAG GTACGTCGTGATGACGAAGAAAAGCTTGATTTTAAAGGTGGAAATGTTCATATTATAACAAGCAATGAGGGCTGGGACCAGAAGATTGCAGAAGCAAACAGAGATGGGAAAACT GTTGTTGCAAATTTCAGCGCTTCCTGGTGTGGGCCATGCCGTGTCATTGCTCCTGTCTATGCTGAAATGTCAAAGACTTATCCTCAACTCATGTTCTTGACAATAGACGTTGATGACCTGATG GACTTCAGCTCTTCATGGGACATCCGTGCAACCCCGACATTCTTCTTCCTCAAGAACGGGCAGCAGATCGACAAGCTCGTGGGCGCGAACAAACCTGAGCTCGAGAAGAAAGTGCTAGCAGCCGCTGATGCCAGTACGTCCTAG